One Bos taurus isolate L1 Dominette 01449 registration number 42190680 breed Hereford chromosome 25, ARS-UCD2.0, whole genome shotgun sequence genomic window carries:
- the MSLN gene encoding mesothelin precursor has translation MALQTAPPRLGSWGTPAHGSLLLLLLCLGWVLPSRAQAADVGLALLSSSVQRTSRDLSWQQPELTVLLPRARRGTEKKACPPGREAQVVDENLFFYEEWELEACVDGALLATQMRQVNLIPFTYQQLHIFKRKLDEFYPQGYPQSLIERLSYFFLYVTPEDIHKWNVTSLDTVKSLLKVSQGRGVDAQVAALIARYVGGGGQLDKAALDTLAIFRPAYLCFLRPEQLDSVQLSVLWMTTPQDLDACSPPQMAVLYHKAHMAFQNVSGSEYFTRIKPFLGGASTEDLRVFTSQNISIDAAAFKKLTTEAVLSLTVAEVQKLLGPNLVGLKAETGNMFLRDWISRQSQEDLDRLGLGLVGGVPNGYLVLDLRGREASSGGPHRLGQGPGPVLTVTASLLLVLVLS, from the exons ATGGCCTTGCAGACCGCTCCGCCCCGCCTGGGGTCCTGGGGGACCCCCGCCCATGGCAgcctcctgctcctgcttctcTGCCTTG GTTGGGTTCTACCTTCCAGGGCCCAGGCTGCAGACGTGGGACTG GCTCTTCTGAGCTCAAGTGTGCAGCGCACATCGCGGGACCTGTCCTGGCAGCAGCCTGAGCTGACCGTCCTCCTCCCGAGGGCCCGGCGGGGCACAGAGA AGAAGGCCTGCCCCCCGGGGCGGGAGGCCCAAGTGGTGGATGAGAACCTCTTCTTCTATGAGGAGTGGGAGCTGGAGGCCTGTGTGGACGGGGCCCTGCTGGCCACGCAGATGAGACAAGTGAACCTGATTCCCTTCACCTACCAGCAGCTGCACATTTTCAAGCGCAAACTGGATGAG TTCTACCCGCAGGGGTACCCCCAGTCCCTGATCGAGCGCCTGAGTTACTTCTTCCTTTACGTCACCCCTGAGGACATCCACAAGTGGAATGTGACTTCCCTGGACACCGTGAAATCTCTGCTCAAAGTCAGCCAAGGGCGTGGTGTGGATGCTCAG GTGGCTGCCCTGATTGCCCGCTATGTAGGGGGAGGAGGCCAGCTGGATAAGGCCGCCCTGGACACCCTGGCCATCTTCCGCCCTGCCTACCTGTGCTTCCTCCGCCCTGAGCAGCTGGACTCCGTACAGCTCAGCGTGCTTTG GATGACCACACCCCAGGACCTGGACGCGTGCAGCCCACCGCAGATGGCTGTCCTCTACCACAAGGCCCACATGGCCTTCCAGAACGTCAGCGGGTCTGAATACTTCACAAGGATCAAGCCCTTCCTGG GTGGGGCCTCCACGGAAGACCTGCGGGTTTTTACTTCGCAGAACATCAGTATAGACGCGGCGGCATTCAAGAAACTGACAACAGAGGCGGTGCTG TCGCTAACCGTGGCCGAGGTGCAGAAACTTCTGGGCCCAAACCTGGTAGGCCTGAAGGCTGAGACAGGGAACATGTTCCTGCGGGACTGGATATCCCGGCAGTCGCAGGAGGACCTGgacaggctggggctggggctcgTCGGCGGCGTCCCCAACGGCTACCTGGTCCTGGACCTCCGCGGACGAG AGGCCTCCTCGGGAGGCCCCCACCGCCTCGGACAAGGGCCGGGACCCGTGCTCACTGTGACCGCAAGTCTGCTCCTGGTCTTGGTCCTGAGCTGA
- the MSLNL gene encoding mesothelin-like protein: MHVCSYMDASTHVKCRCPLCLGPPGADKAASPGIAPPPPLHIYLEGVAARAQLQGLTPSGLDPVSGVYSIPASNICRLDPKQPPSRTDGILSAQAYFGPYHGQGAQQAAAWVVPVARSHWASEIWEGKGAPWAPGLDLDPLPVTLLPSCQDDLSAPHSHGPQSRPRAPPREAWMPAGLTCGPESHHEDSLAVGTQQVPSKPSAILGPWSPKPQNWAPGPALPSCKVSGASRQASCPATNLQLSSGGWQRNTSSSEPGRCAARPAQLSCLANLAARQGLQGDFELHPPDLLLFYNLTQVKEADCRAFIRRAAQGDTELLANLPDQRTALRHRALVCLGGPQPRLSASDLLLLGVLVCDMDASSIVAADPHVLQNLQHCPRLTAAQQAALNRLLASGRTVLGPPSSWNLERLWALGRLASYISPGLWMQVKEAVGLDFFRSIVAACRAGQLRQRDARRFVTSFLEAKSKAVSSPSKRDTGRPCIRGSITAATLHDDLFLMRYDCGQLESCLGSSVLRANLDPLLQHPLPAECQQVVKAKLARVYPGGVPEEQLRLIPSLLYLYSLSEIGQWHITSKDTVVTLLAPDGALENQTEAILQKFLDHNGTVTGALLVAIGGSRLCWMSPRQIQDIRPSEFRLAGALDISSCPQTRKNVLFDKAREAFASASTSDTYYRFMRPYLGGAPVEELRHLAQANVSMDIYTFTNLNPRVLQSLTVGNVTTLLGPNVGDLQKARSHPIISSWLRSLNRSALSELGLDTDATSPTSSAHSTTGTPSTTLWTRHQAPTSEGPGSTAPSSGSPPAPLGYLPLAVALTAGLLWLLYGGTPRPSWDHLQGICSLVEDRTAPAPHAGEQGLARGAGRLPRPRCRSQGTWPHPPS, from the exons atgcatgtgtgctcataCATGGATGCCAGCACACACGTCAAGTGCAG GTGCCCGCTGTGCCTGGGGCCTCCAGGGGCTGACAAGGCAGCGTCACCTGGTAtagccccaccccctcctctaCACATCTACCTGGAGGGCGTCGCTGCCAGA GCTCAGTTGCAGGGGCTGACCCCGAGTGGGCTGGACCCCGTGTCTGGAGTCTACAGCATCCCTGCGTCCAACATCTGCCGTCTGGACCCCAAGCAGCCTCCCTCCAGGACAGACGGCATTCTTAGTGCtcag gcctatTTTGGCCCCTACCACGGCCAGGGCGCCCAGCAGGCTGCAGCATGGGTTGTGCCCGTGGCCAGGTCACACTGGGCATCCGAGatctgggaggggaagggggctcCCTGGGCGCCGGGT CTTGACCTGGACCCACTGCCTGTGACCCTACTGCCTTCCTGCCAGGACGACCTGTCGGCACCACACAGCCATGGGCCCCAGAGCAG GCCGAGGGCGCCTCCCAGGGAGGCCTGGATGCCAGCAGGGCTGACCTGTGGGCCAG AGTCACACCATGAGGACAGCCTGGCTGTGGGCACCCAACAGGTGCCCTCCAAACCCTCAGCCATCCTGGGGCCTTGGAGCCCTAAGCCCCAGAACTGGGCCCCTG GGCCAGCGCTTCCCTCCTGCAAGGTTTCTGGTGCCAGCCGGCAAGCCAGCTGTCCCGCGACCAACTTGCAGCTCTCATCAGGAGGATGGCAACGCAACACGTCCTCCTCAGAGCCTGGCAG ATGTGCTGCCCGCCCTGCCCAGCTCAGCTGCCTGGCCAACCTGGCCGCCCGACAAGGCCTCCAGGGCGACTTCGAGCTCCACCCCCCCGACCTGCTGCTCTTCTATAA CCTGACGCAGGTGAAGGAAGCGGACTGCCGGGCCTTCATCCGCCGCGCCGCCCAGGGAGACACAGAGTTGCTGGCCAATCTGCCCGACCAGAGGACCGCCCTGCGGCACAGGGCCCTGGTCTGCTTG GGAGGGCCCCAGCCAAGGCTCAGCGCCTCCGACCTGCTGCTCCTCGGGGTCCTGGTGTGTGACATGGACGCTTCCAGCATCGTGGCAGCAGACCCCCATGTGCTGCAGAACCTGCAGCACTGTCCCCGGCTCACAGCTGCCCAGCAGGCTGCCCTCAACAGGCTGCTGGCCAGTGGCAGGACGGTCCTCGG GCCCCCCAGCTCCTGGAACCTGGAGAGGCTGTGGGCTCTAGGACGCCTGGCATCATACATAAGCCCCGGGCTGTGGATGCAAGTGAAGGAG GCCGTGGGCCTGGACTTCTTCCGCAGCATAGTGGCCGCGTGCCGGGCAGGGCAGCTCAGGCAGCGTGATGCCAGGCGCTTTGTCACCAGCTTCCTCGAGGCCAAGTCCAAGGCGGTGTCCTCACCGTCCAAGCGGGACACAG GGAGACCCTGCATCCGTGGCAGCATCACTGCGGCCACCCTGCACGATGACCTCTTCCTGATGCGCTACGACTGCGGGCAGCTCGAGTCCTGCCTGGGCAGCAGTGTGCTCAGGGCCAACCTGGACCCCCTGCTGCAGCACCCGCTGCCTGCCGAGTGCCAGCAAGTCGTGAAAGCTAAGCTAGCTAGG GTCTACCCGGGCGGAGTCCCTGAGGAGCAGCTGCGGCTCATCCCCTCGCTGCTCTACCTCTACTCCCTCTCGGAAATCGGCCAGTGGCACATCACGTCCAAGGACACGGTCGTGACCCTGTTGGCTCCAGACGGGGCCCTGGAGAACCAGACCGAG GCCATCCTGCAGAAGTTCCTGGACCACAATGGCACCGTCACTGGTGCGCTGCTCGTGGCCATCGGGGGCTCTCGCCTCTGCTGGATGAGCCCCCGGCAGATCCAGGACATCCGGCCCTCAGAGTTCCG GCTGGCCGGGGCCCTGgacatctcctcctgccctcagaccCGCAAGAACGTGCTCTTTGACAAGGCCCGGGAGGCCTTCGCCAGCGCCAGCACCTCGGACACCTACTACCGCTTCATGCGCCCCTACCTCG GCGGTGCCCCGGTGGAGGAGCTGCGGCACCTGGCCCAGGCTAACGTCTCCATGGACATCTACACCTTCACCAACCTGAACCCCCGAGTGCTGCAG AGCCTGACCGTGGGCAACGTGACGACGCTGCTGGGTCCGAACGTGGGGGACCTGCAGAAGGCTCGGAGCCACCCCATCATCAGCTCCTGGCTCCGCAGCCTCAATCGGTCAGCCCTGAGCGAGCTGGGCCTGGACACGGACGCTACCAGCCCCACCAGCTCTGCCCACTCGACCACTGGGACGCCCAGCACCACCCTCTGGACGCGCCATCAAGCCCCCACCTCAGAAGGGCCTGGGAGCACCGCCCCCAGCTCGG gcagcccaccagccccccTAGGGTACCTGCCACTGGCTGTGGCCCTGACTGCAGgcctcctgtggctgctgtatGGAGGCACCCCAAGGCCCAGCTGGGACCACCTGCAGGGCATCTGCAGCTTGGTGGAGGACCGCACTGCCCCAGCTCCACATGCAGGAGAACAGGGGTTGGCACGTGGAGCTGGACGCCTGCCTAGACCAAGATGCAGGTCCCAGGGGACCTGGCCACATCCCCCATCCTAG
- the RPUSD1 gene encoding RNA pseudouridylate synthase domain-containing protein 1 isoform X1, giving the protein MEPGSVENLCVVYRSHDFLVVNKHWDVRIDSKAWRETLTLQKQLRHRFPELADPDTYYGFRFCHQLDFSTSGALCVALNKAAAGSAYRCFKDRRVTKAYLALVRGHVQESRMTISYAIGKNSTEGRTHTMCIEGTQGRTHQLRVHCSALGHPIVGDLTYGHALGQEDQPFRMMLHAFYLRIPTSAECVEACTPDPFVPSLDACWSPHTLLQPLDELVQVLRAAPDPDPSEGGPGPCSPCTPLPGPGRPPPPPETEVQRASCLQWLSEWTLEPDN; this is encoded by the exons ATGGAGCCAGGCAGCGTGGAGAATCTGTGTGTCGTGTACCGGAGCCATGACTTCCTGGTGGTGAACAAGCACTGGGACGTACGCATCGACAGCAAAGCCTGGCGGGAGACGCTGACCCTCCAGAAGCAGCTGCGGCACCGCTTCCCAGAGCTGGCCGACCCCGACACCTACTACGGGTTCAG GTTCTGCCACCAACTGGACTTCTCCACCAGCGGGGCACTCTGTGTGGCTTTGAACAAGGCAGCCGCAGGCAGTGCATACAGGTGCTTCAAGGACCGGCGAGTCACCAAGGCTTATCTGGCTCTG GTGCGGGGGCACGTCCAGGAGAGCCGAATGACCATCAGCTACGCCATCGGCAAGAACAGCACAGAAGGCCGGACCCACACCATGTGCATTGAAGGCACACAGG GCCGGACGCACCAGCTACGTGTGCACTGCAGCGCCCTTGGCCACCCCATTGTGGGGGACCTGACCTATGGCCACGCCTTGGGCCAGGAGGACCAGCCATTCCGTATGATGCTGCACGCCTTCTACCTGCGCATCCCCACGAGCGCCGAGTGTGTGGAGGCCTGCACGCCCGACCCCTTTGTGCCCTCCCTCGATGCCTGCTGGAGCCCTCATACCCTGCTGCAGCCGCTGGACGAGCTCGTCCAGGTCCTGCGGGCCGCCCCAGACCCTGACCCCTCAGAAGGAGGCCCTGGGCCCTGCAGCCCCTGCACGCCCCTACCTGGGCCAGGCCGGCCCCCACCACCCCCCGAGACAGAGGTGCAGCGGGCCTCCTGCCTGCAGTGGCTATCGGAGTGGACGCTGGAGCCAGACAACTGA
- the RPUSD1 gene encoding RNA pseudouridylate synthase domain-containing protein 1: protein MEPGSVENLCVVYRSHDFLVVNKHWDVRIDSKAWRETLTLQKQLRHRFPELADPDTYYGFRFCHQLDFSTSGALCVALNKAAAGSAYRCFKDRRVTKAYLALVRGHVQESRMTISYAIGKNSTEGRTHTMCIEGTQGCENPKPSLTELVVLEHGLYAGDPVSKVLLQPLTGRTHQLRVHCSALGHPIVGDLTYGHALGQEDQPFRMMLHAFYLRIPTSAECVEACTPDPFVPSLDACWSPHTLLQPLDELVQVLRAAPDPDPSEGGPGPCSPCTPLPGPGRPPPPPETEVQRASCLQWLSEWTLEPDN, encoded by the exons ATGGAGCCAGGCAGCGTGGAGAATCTGTGTGTCGTGTACCGGAGCCATGACTTCCTGGTGGTGAACAAGCACTGGGACGTACGCATCGACAGCAAAGCCTGGCGGGAGACGCTGACCCTCCAGAAGCAGCTGCGGCACCGCTTCCCAGAGCTGGCCGACCCCGACACCTACTACGGGTTCAG GTTCTGCCACCAACTGGACTTCTCCACCAGCGGGGCACTCTGTGTGGCTTTGAACAAGGCAGCCGCAGGCAGTGCATACAGGTGCTTCAAGGACCGGCGAGTCACCAAGGCTTATCTGGCTCTG GTGCGGGGGCACGTCCAGGAGAGCCGAATGACCATCAGCTACGCCATCGGCAAGAACAGCACAGAAGGCCGGACCCACACCATGTGCATTGAAGGCACACAGG GTTGTGAGAACCCAAAACCAAGTCTCACAGAGCTGGTGGTCCTGGAACACGGGCTGTATGCAGGTGACCCAGTCTCCAAAGTGCTGCTGCAGCCCCTCACAG GCCGGACGCACCAGCTACGTGTGCACTGCAGCGCCCTTGGCCACCCCATTGTGGGGGACCTGACCTATGGCCACGCCTTGGGCCAGGAGGACCAGCCATTCCGTATGATGCTGCACGCCTTCTACCTGCGCATCCCCACGAGCGCCGAGTGTGTGGAGGCCTGCACGCCCGACCCCTTTGTGCCCTCCCTCGATGCCTGCTGGAGCCCTCATACCCTGCTGCAGCCGCTGGACGAGCTCGTCCAGGTCCTGCGGGCCGCCCCAGACCCTGACCCCTCAGAAGGAGGCCCTGGGCCCTGCAGCCCCTGCACGCCCCTACCTGGGCCAGGCCGGCCCCCACCACCCCCCGAGACAGAGGTGCAGCGGGCCTCCTGCCTGCAGTGGCTATCGGAGTGGACGCTGGAGCCAGACAACTGA
- the CHTF18 gene encoding chromosome transmission fidelity protein 18 homolog, whose amino-acid sequence MEDYELELYGVEDDFDSQFAAELEVLAELEGSAALSPSRDPRPTVGRPRQTFEEAIVGGDAAIHCSPGGPPRNSKGSVRKRHLAPDIQGDRSLPPAPHIKRSRLQAVRRLNFRSEEMEEMTPPDSPTLDITPPPSPEIPDELLGEGPLDSGADAGLTQASLATRNPVLRRPPVLEDYVNVTSTGGDRAFLVLRADPVGTGVQSPFHDTGWRGRGQLDLLGMPFTSLKEKVDSERRRRLLEEAQRLSDMLCSLRSQEVEEETQPSGAPEEEPADSQDASQHCLWVDEFAPQRYTELLSDDFTNRCLLKWLKLWDLVVFGREKPVQKPRPSAEPARGGKEATASSKWKSHEQVLEEMLEAELDPSGRPRQKVALLCGPPGLGKTTLAHVIARHAGYCVVEMNASDDRSPEAFRTRIEAATQMESVLGAGGRPNCLVIDEIDGAPTAAINVLLSVLDRKGPQQAGPGGPSVPTGGGRRRRAEAGLLMRPIICICNDPFAPSLRQLKQQALLLHFPPTLPSRLMQRLQEISLRRGMRADPGALAALCEKTDNDIRACINALQFLHRRGQRELSVQAVQSTRIGLKDQRKGLFSVWQEVFQLPRAQRRRVRQDSTLRTHMLLLGDQLSGSGPLAAEAPLTTAAQRFYHILHVAMSAGEHEKVVQGLFDNFLRMRLRDSSLGAVCTALDWLAFDDLLGRAALHSQSFQLMCYLPFLLPAFHLLFASSHVPRITFPSSQQEAQNRMNQTQNLIQTLVSGITPATRSWAAPQALILDTLCLLLDILTPKLRPVSTQLYSAREKQQLASLVGTMLAYSLTYRQDRTPDGQYIYRLEPNVEEVCRFPELPARKPLTYQAKQLIAREVEVEKMRRVEASARARDGPQVDGGPPGGSGEKELQPPAPCNHKQRLECILKRAALEEQPERDFFGRVVVKRAAAPSTGHEAPETDTAERRVGTAVGRSDVWFRFKEGVSNAVRRSLYIRDLL is encoded by the exons ATGGAGGACTACGAGCTGGAGCTGTACGGCGTCGAGGACGATTTCGACAGCCAATTCGCGGCCGAGCTCGAGGTGCTGGCCGAGCTGGAAG GGAGTGCCGCCCTGTCGCCTTCCAGGGACCCCCGGCCCACTGTGGGCCGGCCCCGCCAGACGTTCGAGGAGGCAATTGTTGGAGGGGACGCTGCCATTCACTGTTCTCCAGGCGGACCTCCAAGGAACAGCAAGGGCAGTGTCAGGAAGAGGCATCTGGCTCCTGACATCCAGGGCGACAGATCCCTGCCCCCTG CTCCCCACATCAAACGGTCCAGACTGCAGGCTGTCAGGAGACTGAACTTTAGGTcggaggagatggaagagatgacACCTCCTGATTCCCCGACTCTGGACATCACTCCCCCACCAAGTCCCGAGATACCTGATGAGCTGTTGGGCGAAGG GCCCTTAGACTCTGGGGCTGATGCGGGTCTCACTCAGGCCTCACTAGCCACCCGCAATCCTGTTTTGCGGCGGCCCCCAGTCTTGGAAGACTACGTCAATGTGACCTCCACGGGCGGCGACCGGGCCTTTCTGGTGCTTCGGGCTGACCCAGTGGGCACTGGGGTGCAG AGCCCTTTCCATGACACCGGGTGGCGTGGCCGTGGCCAGTTGGACCTGCTGGGCATGCCCTTCACTTCCCTGAAGGAGAAGGTCGACAGCGAG CGGCGACGGCGACTGCTGGAAGAGGCCCAGCGGCTCTCAGACATGCTGTGCAG TCTCAGGTcacaggaggtggaggaggagaccCAGCCCTCAGGGGCACCTGAGGAGGAGCCAGCTGACAGCCAAGATGCCTCCCAGCATTGCCTCTGGGTGGATGAGTTTGCACCACAGCGCTATACGGAGCTGCTCAGTGATGAC TTCACTAACCGCTGCCTTCTCAAGTGGCTGAAGCTGTGGGACCTAGTGGTGTTTGGCCGAGAGAAGCCTGTCCAGAAGCCTAGGCCCAGTGCAGAACCGGCCCGTGGTGGCAAGGAGGCCACAGCTTCCAGCAAGTGGAAGAGCCATGAACAAGTTCTCGAGGAGATGCTGGAGGCTGAGCTGGACCCAAGTGGGCGGCCCCGGCAGAAG GTGGCACTGCTGTGTGGGCCCCCAGGGCTGGGCAAGACCACCCTGGCCCACGTGATTGCGCGGCACGCTGGGTACTGCGTGGTGGAGATGAATGCGAG TGATGACCGCAGCCCTGAAGCCTTCCGCACACGCATCGAGGCGGCCACGCAGATGGAGTCCGTCCTGGGTGCTGGTGGGAGACCCAACTGCCTGGTCATCGACGAGATCGATGGGGCCCCCACG GCTGCCATTAATGTTCTCCTGAGTGTCTTGGATCGCAAGGGCCCACAGCAGGCAGGGCCAGGGGGCCCATCTGTGCCCACAGGCGGGGGGCGGCGGCGCCGGGCAGAGGCAGGGCTCCTGATGAGGCCCATTATCTGCATCTGCAACGACCC GTTCGCGCCCTCTCTCCGGCAGCTGAAGCAGCAGGCCCTCCTGCTACATTTCCCGCCCACGCTGCCCTCCAGGCTCATGCAGCGGCTCCAGGAG ATCTCCCTGCGGCGGGGCATGCGGGCTGACCCCGGCGCTCTGGCGGCCCTCTGTGAGAAGACGGACAACGACATCCGCGCCTGCATCAACGCCCTGCAG TTCCTGCACAGGCGGGGCCAGCGGGAGCTGAGCGTTCAGGCCGTTCAGAGCACACGCATTGGCCTGAAGGATCAGCGGAAGGGGCTCTTTTCCGTGTGGCAGGAGGTCTTCCAGCTGCCCCGGGCCCAGAG GCGCCGTGTGCGTCAGGACTCAACCCTGCGCACTCACATGCTCCTGCTCGGGGACCAGCTCTCGGGCTCAGGGCCCCTCGCTGCCGAGGCGCCCCTGACCACAGCCGCGCAGCGTTTCTACCACATCTTGCACGTGGCCATGTCTGCGGGCGAGCATGAGAAGGTGGTCCAG GGCCTGTTCGACAACTTCCTGCGGATGAGGCTACGGGACTCCAGCCTGGGCGCCGTGTGCACTGCCCTCGACTGGCTGGCCTTTGACGACCTGCTGGGCCGGGCCGCCCTCCACAGCCAGAGCTTCCAGCTGATGTGCTACCTGCCCTTCCTGCTCCCGGCCTTCCACCTCCTCTTCGCCTCCAGCCACGTGCCGCGGATCACCTTCCCCAGCAGCCAGCAGGAG GCCCAGAATCGCATGAACCAGACACAGAACCTGATCCAGACGCTGGTGTCAGGTATCACGCCAGCCACCCGCAGCTGGGCTGCACCGCAGGCACTCATCCTAGACACCCTCTGTCTGCTCCTGGACATCCTCACGCCCAAGCTGCGCCCA GTGAGCACACAGCTGTACAGCGCCCGAGAGAAGCAGCAGTTGGCCAGCCTGGTAGGCACCATGCTTGCCTACAGCCTCACCTACCGCCAGGACCGCACGCCCGACGGGCAGTACATCTACAGGCTGGAGCC GAACGTGGAGGAGGTTTGCCGCTTTCCCGAGCTGCCTGCCCGCAAGCCCCTCACCTACCAGGCCAAGCAGCTCATTGCCCGCGAGGTGGAAGTGGAGAAGATGCGGCGGGTGGAGGCCTCGGCTCGGGCCAGGGACGGCCCCCAG GTGGATGGGGGTCCCCCGGGGGGCTCGGGGGAGAAGGAGCTGCAGCCACCTGCCCCATGCAACCACAAGCAGCGGCTGGAGTGTATCCTGAAGAGAGCCGCCCTGGAGGAACAG CCCGAGAGGGACTTCTTCGGTCGTGTGGTTGTCAAGAGAGCAGCAGCCCCGAGCACAG GGCACGAGGCCCCTGAGACTGACACAGCTGAGCGGCGTGTGGGCACTGCAGTGGGCAGGAGCGACGTGTGGTTCCGCTTCAAGGAGGGCGTCTCCAATGCCGTGCGGCGCAGCCTGTACATCAGAGACCTGCTCTAG
- the GNG13 gene encoding guanine nucleotide-binding protein G(I)/G(S)/G(O) subunit gamma-13 isoform X1 — protein MEEWDVPQMKKEVESLKYQLAFKREMSSKTIPELLKWIEEGIPKDPFLNPDLMKNNPWVEKGKCAIL, from the exons ATGGAGGAGTGGGACGTGCCCCAGATGAAGAAGGAAGTCGAGAGCCTCAAGTACCAGTTGGCTTTCAAGAGGGAGATGTCATCTAAGACCATCCCTGA GCTCCTCAAGTGGATCGAGGAAGGGATTCCCAAGGACCCCTTCCTGAACCCCGACCTGATGAAGAACAACCCGTGGGTGGAGAAGGGCAAGTGCGCCATCCTGTGA